In Papaver somniferum cultivar HN1 chromosome 1, ASM357369v1, whole genome shotgun sequence, a genomic segment contains:
- the LOC113303915 gene encoding uncharacterized protein LOC113303915, which yields MGEGGIMRTAAAKIASFSFRGTPSLVPADNHESKIKSSSSITRRPSWEIDDWDFADQEDEAEVLLSDSIQNMPSRVIFGGVPSLEEAEEATSDLKVALDDMTSSFDYEEHESEISETKACVTTSSEDPITIPSESGPILQAFSLLKESPAAQSVVSSLACDENVWDAVMGNEKVMEFLKLHQTDNEYHEHKKPSMCFEDVKQTEGLGNMFTNTVDTFKLKVLEMMTSLSTLFQDLFGGQASGSNIHLDANGNARATIIDRIKGSSFMALAIMVIMVVILKRR from the exons ATGGGAGAAGGTGGAATCATGAGAACAGCAGCAGCAAAGATTGCGAGTTTCAGTTTTCGCGGAACTCCTTCATTAGTACCTGCTGATAATCATGAAAGCAAAATCAAATCTTCGTCTTCGATTACTAGAAGGCCGTCGTGGGAAATCGATGATTGGGATTTCGCTGATCAGGAAGATGAAGCGGAAGTTTTGTTATCGGATTCCATTCAAAATATGCCTAGTAGGGTAATATTTGGAGGCGTTCCGAGTCTAGAGGAAGCTGAAGAAGCAACTTCAGACCTTAAAGTTGCTCTTGATGATAT GACATCTTCCTTTGATTATGAAGAGCATgagtcagaaatttcagaaactAAAGCATGTGTTACTACCTCCAGTGAGGATCCGATTACTATCCCTTCCGAGTCGGGACCTATTTTGCAGGCGTTCTCATTGCTTAAAGAAAGTCCTGCAGCTCAG AGTGTTGTTTCTTCACTTGCCTGTGACGAAAATGTCTGGGATGCTGTTATGGGAAATGAAAAGGTTATGGAATTCCTGAAATTACATCAGACTG ATAACGAATACCATGAGCATAAAAAACCCTCGATGTGCTTTGAAGACGTTAAACAGACTGAAGGTTTAGGAAACATGTTTACCAATACAGTAGATACTTTCAAGCTTAAAGTATTGGAGATGATGACCAGTCTATCTACATTATTTCAAGATCTGTTTGGAGGTCAAGCATCAGGAAGCAACATTCACTTAGATGCCAATGGGAATGCAAGGGCAACCATTATAGACAGAATCAAGGGATCTTCATTCATGGCACTGGCAATTATGGTGATTATGGTAGTTATTCTAAAGCGTAGGTAA
- the LOC113303923 gene encoding uncharacterized protein LOC113303923, which produces MRMWGDYKVWVSWGLAWRMRIKILCDFGKSNVGCDCRCIRVSCITSLFGCSYKFPESPSETFANSDRDIYSEKYLEPLSEILSINWLQQNQKYLGVTCSKAKSSRIRGGSNCLQHQIKYPTIV; this is translated from the exons ATGAG GATGTGGGGTGATTACAAAGTGTGGGTATCATGGGGATTAGCTTGGAGGATGAGAATCAAGATACTATGTGATTTTGGAAAATCCAATGTGGGATGTGACTGCCGATGTATTAGAGTTTCCTGTATAACATCGCTTTTTGGTTGCTCATATAAGTTCCCTGAGTCTCCCAGTGAAACGTTTGCCAATTCAGATAGAGATATAT ACTCTGAAAAATACCTTGAGCCTCTCAGTGAAATACTTTCCATCAATTG GCTGcagcaaaatcaaaaatacttgGGAGTTACTTGCAGCAAAGCGAAAAGCAGTAGAATAAGGGGTGGTAGTAATTGTCTGCAACATCAAATTAAGTACCCCACCATTGTCTGA